One genomic segment of Apostichopus japonicus isolate 1M-3 chromosome 23, ASM3797524v1, whole genome shotgun sequence includes these proteins:
- the LOC139964904 gene encoding somatostatin receptor type 2-like — MTTEGYTQGWLSTYPGMAGDTSAETSVVEILIKVTPFIVGVICILGLVFNGLIILHIMLWTKVKSLANTFILNLALADLFFMITFPFLGYQLASQWIFGELLCRILIPYDTMTQFTVVFFLVVMSLDRYLAFCQPIKSMRFRTLTHGRIISIVVWATAIVATLPVWLFSRHFCMEFPVGNNVTVTRCYCTAGVQPVDEGTTDHSGNNGAWFTIYTLLLDFCIPLVIICGCYLLILWNLIRNPLKEMSSTSRRASRRITFLVICIVVVFIVCFLPFFIVQFYVSGLKETEEKHTVAYVISWFLMYSHSVINPVVYTMIGVNFRQNLLNFFRSFWKPKASAQNGADKTSSIRLCTSRSSVRYAPGTENLRRGNGCQYSGMKQLDMRSTEFSGISKYEESL, encoded by the coding sequence ATGACTACCGAGGGATACACACAGGGTTGGTTGTCAACATATCCAGGGATGGCTGGTGACACCTCAGCAGAGACTTCTGTAGTAGAAATTTTGATAAAAGTAACACCATTCATTGTTGGTGTAATCTGCATTCTTGGTTTGGTGTTTAATGGTCTCATTATTCTGCACATCATGCTATGGACCAAAGTCAAATCTCTAGCAAATACTTTCATCTTAAATCTCGCTCTCGCTGATCTTTTCTTCATGATCACTTTTCCATTTTTGGGTTACCAGTTGGCAAGCCAATGGATCTTTGGTGAGCTTCTCTGTCGTATCTTAATTCCTTACGACACCATGACCCAGTTCACCGTGGTCTTCTTTCTGGTGGTCATGAGCCTGGATCGTTACTTGGCCTTTTGTCAGCCAATCAAATCCATGCGTTTTAGGACTTTGACGCACGGTAGGATCATTTCCATCGTGGTATGGGCCACGGCCATAGTAGCTACTCTTCCTGTCTGGTTATTCTCGCGACATTTCTGCATGGAGTTCCCCGTAGGTAACAATGTTACTGTAACCCGATGCTATTGCACTGCTGGAGTTCAGCCTGTGGATGAAGGTACAACAGACCACTCCGGTAATAATGGGGCTTGGTTCACAATTTACACCCTTCTGCTTGACTTTTGTATTCCTTTGGTCATTATTTGTGGTTGTTATCTGTTGATCTTGTGGAATTTGATACGGAACCCTCTCAAAGAAATGAGTAGCACCTCAAGAAGAGCTAGCCGTAGAATCACCTTTTTGGTGATATGCATTGTGGTTGTGTTTATTGTCTGTTTCTTACCATTTTTCATCGTCCAATTCTACGTATCTGGCTTAAAAGAGACTGAGGAGAAACACACAGTTGCCTATGTGATCAGCTGGTTTCTCATGTACTCACACAGTGTCATCAATCCAGTGGTTTATACCATGATTGGTGTCAATTTTCGTCAAAATTTGCTGAATTTTTTTCGTTCCTTCTGGAAACCAAAGGCCAGTGCACAGAATGGTGCAGATAAGACCTCCAGCATCCGCTTATGCACTTCACGAAGTTCGGTCCGGTACGCCCCGGGAACAGAGAACTTACGCCGTGGAAATGGCTGCCAGTACTCTGGTATGAAACAGCTGGATATGAGGTCGACAGAATTTAGTGGGATTTCAAAGTATGAAGAATCTTTGTGA